One Lactobacillus sp. CBA3606 DNA segment encodes these proteins:
- a CDS encoding DUF916 and DUF3324 domain-containing protein, which yields MKKIFLQLSLILSVVFGGLTMVAKADNLNYSVAAELPENQVNSDVSYFDLKVNPGQTQTLTIKIKNKDSQAHTYAVSPNRASTNSNGVIDYSQPRAKADASLKFDIKTALSKVQKVEVPAKSTKAVTIKLAIPKTAFTGIALGGINVTQENTATAKKSSGMTIENQYAYVIGLQVREATSTSIKPNMKLLGIKAKQINYQNYVTANLQNDQPVIMHGLKIKSYVTAANSTKKLLTTNKENMAMAPNSNFNFAIGDGKQPLKAGKYTLHLTATADKGKHKWQFTRNFTISQQKADSLNKTAVGQVQQRNYFWWFVGLGVIIVALLGLVIWLLLKNRRHNQA from the coding sequence ATGAAAAAAATATTCTTGCAGTTGAGTCTCATCTTGAGCGTGGTATTTGGCGGCTTAACTATGGTGGCTAAGGCTGATAATTTAAATTATAGTGTTGCGGCTGAACTGCCAGAAAACCAAGTGAATTCAGATGTCTCGTATTTCGATTTGAAAGTTAACCCGGGACAAACCCAGACGTTGACAATCAAGATTAAGAATAAAGATAGTCAGGCGCACACTTATGCGGTTTCTCCAAATCGAGCAAGCACTAATAGCAACGGGGTGATTGATTATAGTCAACCGCGAGCGAAAGCAGATGCGTCACTAAAATTTGATATTAAAACGGCGTTATCAAAAGTCCAAAAAGTTGAAGTACCAGCTAAGTCAACTAAGGCCGTGACGATTAAGTTAGCAATTCCCAAGACGGCATTTACCGGGATTGCGCTTGGTGGTATTAATGTGACGCAGGAAAATACGGCGACTGCCAAAAAATCAAGTGGCATGACGATTGAAAATCAGTATGCTTACGTCATTGGTCTGCAAGTTCGTGAAGCAACGAGTACATCAATTAAGCCTAATATGAAGTTATTAGGGATTAAAGCCAAACAAATTAACTATCAGAATTACGTCACCGCTAATTTGCAAAATGATCAACCTGTAATTATGCACGGGCTCAAGATCAAGAGTTACGTGACCGCTGCTAATTCGACTAAAAAACTGTTAACAACGAATAAAGAAAACATGGCGATGGCCCCTAATAGTAATTTCAACTTTGCTATTGGGGATGGCAAGCAACCTTTGAAAGCCGGCAAATACACCTTACATTTAACGGCTACAGCGGATAAAGGTAAGCACAAGTGGCAATTTACTCGGAACTTTACAATCAGTCAGCAAAAAGCCGATAGCTTAAATAAAACAGCGGTTGGGCAAGTGCAACAACGGAACTATTTCTGGTGGTTCGTTGGTCTTGGCGTTATTATTGTGGCTTTACTGGGACTAGTTATCTGGTTGTTACTCAAGAATCGTCGGCATAACCAAGCCTAA
- a CDS encoding WxL domain-containing protein codes for MRMVKTLTRLPLVGSALVSGWLLMPLVGQVATSHQSQVKIEIAPNTDDSAVAPVDPDDPSQIYPGDSVDPGNVTGTGSQGNLTIDYLSNLKFEPSHGHQGPIIVAAQNQRAMVQVSNRRTSTAGWALQVKPSQPSSATQMLHATIDLGSVEIKPVGTNVSSAPKLVNQGHLTAGQVNNVLVAAPKTGLGTWLLVMNRGTVPTTLQLHDATIAPGNYTGTLTWLLTNAPS; via the coding sequence ATGCGCATGGTGAAGACTTTAACGCGGTTACCACTAGTCGGTAGTGCACTAGTTAGTGGCTGGTTATTGATGCCATTAGTGGGTCAAGTCGCCACTTCTCATCAGTCGCAAGTCAAGATTGAAATTGCGCCTAATACGGATGATAGCGCCGTCGCGCCAGTTGATCCAGATGATCCGAGTCAGATCTATCCAGGTGATAGCGTTGATCCAGGCAATGTGACTGGCACTGGTTCGCAGGGTAATTTAACCATTGATTATTTAAGTAATTTGAAGTTTGAACCTAGTCACGGTCACCAGGGGCCAATTATCGTAGCGGCACAAAATCAACGGGCGATGGTTCAGGTTTCTAATCGGCGGACGAGTACAGCCGGTTGGGCGCTACAAGTTAAGCCTAGTCAACCTAGTAGTGCGACGCAAATGTTACATGCCACGATTGATTTAGGATCGGTCGAAATTAAACCAGTTGGGACTAACGTTAGTTCAGCACCCAAACTAGTCAATCAGGGTCATTTAACAGCTGGTCAAGTTAACAACGTGCTAGTCGCAGCGCCCAAAACTGGTTTAGGGACGTGGCTGTTGGTAATGAATCGTGGGACGGTGCCGACGACGTTACAGTTACATGATGCCACGATTGCACCAGGAAATTATACGGGGACCTTAACGTGGTTACTAACGAATGCCCCCAGTTGA
- a CDS encoding WxL domain-containing protein → MKKYIGTLLAGISLMTVLPLAAQAADTTTSKDTTAEIELTQDETKKDITLDSAPDIDLGTNTNNLATQTYTANAVTGLAQVTNPGNTDGWHVDVKGTSFTTSDSKSTLRGAALSLNSGQVEAEDSSNASTAPTAQNVTVNSENQSILSADAGEGIGVFTMTHDKDNVSLNVPAGNAAGAYKSTLTWTLTNAPS, encoded by the coding sequence ATGAAAAAATATATTGGAACACTACTCGCAGGAATTTCACTAATGACCGTTTTACCTTTAGCTGCCCAAGCAGCAGACACGACTACTAGCAAGGATACCACAGCTGAAATTGAGTTAACTCAAGATGAAACTAAAAAAGATATCACGTTAGATTCGGCCCCAGACATTGATCTTGGTACGAATACGAACAATTTGGCAACGCAAACTTATACTGCTAATGCAGTGACTGGCTTGGCACAAGTGACCAATCCTGGAAATACCGATGGTTGGCATGTTGATGTTAAAGGAACTAGCTTTACGACTAGTGATAGTAAAAGCACATTACGTGGCGCTGCCCTGAGCTTAAACAGTGGTCAAGTAGAAGCTGAAGATTCAAGTAATGCGTCTACGGCCCCTACGGCTCAAAATGTGACTGTTAATTCTGAAAATCAATCGATTTTATCAGCAGATGCTGGTGAAGGGATTGGGGTCTTCACCATGACTCATGATAAAGATAATGTTAGCTTGAACGTACCAGCAGGGAATGCAGCGGGCGCTTACAAATCAACTTTGACATGGACTTTAACTAATGCCCCATCTTAA
- a CDS encoding cell surface protein, with protein MWWRILLSGLAAVLNGSWTLNALADVQQSTYDITVTAHAAGDALQSGRLAGLLPQLNGSQTWVLGGIALLIVSLLGLLIRIWWQCRRQIKEQS; from the coding sequence ATGTGGTGGCGAATTTTGCTGAGTGGTTTAGCAGCCGTCTTAAATGGTAGCTGGACGCTCAATGCGTTGGCTGATGTTCAACAAAGCACCTATGATATTACCGTAACTGCACATGCCGCTGGCGATGCGTTGCAATCAGGCCGGTTAGCGGGATTGTTACCGCAACTAAATGGAAGTCAAACCTGGGTCTTAGGGGGCATCGCATTACTTATAGTTAGTTTATTAGGACTACTGATCAGAATCTGGTGGCAATGCCGTCGACAAATAAAGGAGCAATCGTAA
- a CDS encoding TetR/AcrR family transcriptional regulator yields MPAKKTFNDDQVITKIMQLFWQNGYYHTSMDDIVAKSGVKKQSLYNAFGDKHTLYLKALQRYHQLTLKACAQAMQPLEQAGESPLVVLMMLFSRDLVTPTQPTGDLMANAVAEFAATDSAVTQTTDRFYTDYLTLMAAVILKGQANQAISNAQPGMVWAQSLLEARIGLQTRIRQGQHPDIAQRQQVWTALLQV; encoded by the coding sequence TTGCCTGCCAAGAAAACCTTTAACGATGACCAAGTCATCACCAAAATCATGCAGTTGTTTTGGCAAAATGGTTACTACCACACCTCCATGGATGACATTGTTGCCAAAAGTGGTGTGAAGAAACAAAGCCTATACAACGCTTTTGGTGATAAGCACACCCTGTACCTCAAAGCCTTACAACGCTACCATCAGCTCACTCTAAAAGCCTGCGCGCAAGCCATGCAGCCATTAGAACAAGCTGGCGAATCGCCGTTAGTGGTACTCATGATGTTATTTAGCCGCGATTTAGTCACGCCAACCCAACCGACCGGCGACTTAATGGCCAACGCCGTTGCAGAATTTGCCGCCACCGATAGCGCCGTTACACAAACTACTGACCGTTTTTATACAGACTACTTAACCTTAATGGCCGCTGTCATTTTAAAAGGACAGGCCAATCAAGCCATTAGTAATGCCCAACCGGGGATGGTCTGGGCGCAAAGTTTATTGGAAGCACGAATTGGCTTGCAAACCCGCATCCGGCAAGGACAACATCCCGATATCGCCCAACGTCAACAAGTCTGGACAGCTTTGTTACAAGTCTAG
- a CDS encoding AAA family ATPase has translation MRPLTLQLDFFGPFRHQEIDFTKFNDFPVFLISGKTGAGKTTIFDAMCFALFGGTSGGDRQVKQMRSDFATFDELTQVRFDFEHQGQTYRLVRSPEQLVAKKRGTGTHNQPAAVTLTVFDANGQAVAEYTKVNAVQTYISDLLQLTRAQFSQIVLLPQGQFRQFLMANSDEKEKVLRGIFGTSLYGRWAAQLKQQLKQQQQANATTTQTLTTYQQQLTWPAEVTGADLAPQAAVTAQLTWQAEQVAQRAVLNTALTTANQTLKQAQQAEATGQTLAKNYATQQQLTTEQAQLVQKQPQIDVQRQQVQHLEWAQQLAPVQQQLTAAQARVKAEQATQTQLTDQQTNLSARQQAAQTEQKRLVDKKPVAAERQQQLTTLTAKKELYEQVEQTTIAEKKAQQQVQHLQAQATELAARQQHLQQQQTELTALSDQLPSRLTRQAALVSQQRDLTEITTQLTAVTSQQAKLTQATAGCEQQQKKVTQQTTAATKAETTYRELDSAWVRGQIALLSQRLLPNEPCPVCGSTTHPQPAPSDTLTVTEDAVKIAQKQSMQAAKTLATAQTQLTNDQQQAKLAQTQLTELTSALTQLIQTKQPTLTTVVAQLATALTAMQAQLTKEQADNQLQVTAAQQAQAQLTELGPTSDQLAQQQAEVTQALTTAENHGLQLQTQLTDQQQQLSPDYPTLTVLNQYLAQLSQAQTDYETAMQQADQAVTAINEQLAAVQAQLATTASHLTASQEQVETATETLTAAMQAAWDYVDFERLNQQLQAVTTLATLRAQINQFEQHRSTLQGQLATVQQAIGNQSQPDIAALELAVTTATTAEQQIEHQYYDLDRELQANQALVAKMQAALAQVRDQQAELAQLAKLADVTNGSGAQKLSLERFVLRTYLQKVLRQANHRLQQLTRGRYQFQLETALGTFRNGSGLEINIYDDNAGKVRSVHTLSGGESFVAALSLALALAEVIQAQAGGIKIEALFIDEGFGSLDEEALEMAMETLQQVEGQSRMIGIISHVSELESQLPAQLQVIPTGNGESKIHYQLAFE, from the coding sequence ATGCGACCTTTAACCTTACAACTTGATTTTTTTGGTCCGTTTCGCCATCAGGAGATTGATTTCACGAAATTTAATGATTTTCCGGTCTTTCTAATTAGTGGTAAAACGGGTGCTGGCAAAACGACGATTTTTGATGCTATGTGTTTTGCGTTATTTGGTGGGACGTCGGGGGGTGACCGGCAAGTTAAGCAAATGCGGTCCGACTTTGCGACGTTTGATGAATTGACTCAAGTTAGGTTTGATTTTGAACACCAAGGACAGACTTATCGGCTCGTCCGTTCGCCTGAACAACTCGTTGCTAAAAAACGAGGGACTGGAACGCATAATCAGCCAGCAGCAGTGACCTTAACGGTTTTTGATGCCAACGGTCAGGCGGTCGCAGAATATACGAAAGTTAATGCCGTCCAAACTTATATTAGCGACTTATTGCAATTGACGCGCGCCCAATTCTCACAAATCGTACTCTTGCCGCAAGGTCAATTTCGCCAATTCTTGATGGCTAATAGTGATGAAAAAGAAAAGGTCTTACGTGGCATCTTCGGGACAAGTCTATATGGTCGGTGGGCGGCGCAACTGAAACAACAGCTGAAGCAACAACAGCAAGCGAATGCGACAACAACGCAAACTTTGACCACATATCAGCAGCAGTTAACGTGGCCCGCTGAAGTGACCGGTGCTGATTTGGCACCACAAGCAGCGGTAACGGCGCAATTAACGTGGCAGGCCGAGCAAGTGGCCCAACGAGCAGTTTTAAATACAGCGCTAACCACTGCTAATCAGACTTTAAAGCAGGCCCAACAAGCTGAAGCAACTGGGCAAACGCTGGCTAAAAATTATGCAACTCAGCAGCAATTAACCACAGAACAGGCCCAATTAGTGCAAAAACAGCCACAGATTGACGTACAACGTCAGCAAGTACAACATTTAGAATGGGCGCAGCAATTAGCACCAGTCCAACAACAATTAACGGCTGCCCAAGCCCGAGTCAAAGCTGAGCAGGCGACGCAAACCCAGTTGACTGATCAGCAAACCAACTTGAGCGCGCGACAACAAGCAGCGCAAACCGAGCAAAAACGGCTAGTAGATAAAAAGCCAGTTGCCGCTGAACGGCAGCAACAGTTGACGACATTGACCGCTAAAAAAGAGCTATATGAACAAGTTGAGCAGACGACGATAGCAGAAAAAAAGGCGCAGCAACAAGTGCAGCACTTACAAGCCCAAGCGACTGAGTTAGCCGCTCGACAACAGCACTTACAGCAGCAACAGACCGAATTAACTGCTCTGAGTGACCAATTACCTAGTCGCTTAACGAGACAAGCTGCTTTAGTTAGTCAACAACGTGATCTAACTGAGATTACGACCCAATTGACGGCAGTCACGAGTCAACAAGCTAAGTTGACCCAAGCAACAGCAGGTTGTGAGCAACAGCAAAAAAAGGTTACGCAGCAAACGACCGCGGCGACCAAGGCTGAAACGACTTATCGGGAATTAGACAGCGCTTGGGTTCGCGGGCAGATTGCTTTATTGAGCCAGCGTTTATTGCCCAATGAACCGTGTCCGGTGTGCGGTTCGACGACACATCCCCAGCCGGCCCCAAGCGATACATTGACCGTTACTGAGGATGCTGTGAAAATAGCTCAAAAACAAAGTATGCAGGCAGCGAAAACTTTGGCGACCGCGCAAACGCAATTGACGAATGACCAACAACAAGCCAAGCTGGCACAAACACAACTGACGGAGTTAACCAGTGCTTTAACCCAATTGATTCAAACGAAACAACCTACTTTGACCACCGTGGTTGCACAGTTAGCGACGGCATTAACCGCCATGCAGGCGCAATTGACCAAAGAACAGGCCGATAATCAGCTGCAAGTGACTGCTGCGCAACAGGCACAAGCCCAATTGACCGAATTAGGGCCAACTAGTGACCAGTTAGCGCAACAACAAGCCGAAGTAACGCAAGCCCTAACTACCGCTGAAAATCATGGCTTACAATTACAGACCCAGTTGACTGATCAACAACAGCAATTATCACCGGATTATCCAACTTTAACTGTCTTAAATCAGTATTTAGCGCAGTTATCACAGGCGCAGACTGATTATGAAACGGCGATGCAGCAAGCTGATCAAGCTGTGACGGCTATCAATGAACAATTAGCGGCTGTTCAGGCACAATTGGCAACAACCGCTAGCCATTTAACTGCTAGTCAAGAACAAGTCGAAACAGCGACTGAAACGTTAACGGCGGCCATGCAAGCAGCCTGGGATTATGTTGATTTTGAACGGTTAAATCAGCAATTGCAAGCAGTCACGACGTTGGCTACGTTGCGGGCGCAGATCAATCAATTTGAACAACACCGGTCAACGCTACAAGGTCAGCTTGCAACTGTTCAACAAGCGATTGGCAATCAGTCACAGCCGGACATCGCAGCTTTAGAATTAGCGGTAACAACGGCGACAACGGCCGAACAACAAATTGAACATCAGTATTATGATTTGGACCGTGAATTGCAAGCTAATCAAGCCTTGGTGGCTAAGATGCAGGCAGCACTAGCTCAAGTTCGTGATCAACAAGCTGAGTTGGCCCAATTGGCTAAGTTAGCCGATGTCACTAACGGTAGTGGCGCGCAAAAGTTAAGTCTAGAACGTTTTGTATTACGGACTTATTTGCAGAAGGTGCTCCGGCAAGCTAACCATCGGCTCCAACAATTAACGCGTGGGCGCTATCAATTCCAATTAGAGACGGCGTTAGGGACCTTCCGGAATGGCAGTGGCCTTGAAATCAATATTTATGATGACAATGCCGGCAAAGTTCGCAGTGTGCATACCTTATCCGGTGGTGAAAGCTTTGTGGCCGCACTTTCGTTGGCATTGGCATTGGCTGAGGTCATTCAAGCGCAAGCCGGTGGTATTAAGATTGAAGCCTTATTTATTGATGAGGGGTTCGGCTCTTTAGATGAAGAAGCTTTAGAGATGGCTATGGAAACGTTGCAACAAGTAGAAGGTCAATCACGTATGATTGGAATTATTAGTCATGTTAGTGAACTTGAAAGTCAATTGCCAGCACAATTACAAGTTATTCCGACTGGTAACGGTGAAAGTAAGATTCACTATCAACTTGCTTTTGAGTGA
- a CDS encoding exonuclease SbcCD subunit D produces MRFLHTADWHIGKKLHGFDLAAEQQAAYQQIKQIAIDEQVDAVVIAGDLYDQSIPSERAVTQLDDMLIDLNLKAKLPVLAISGNHDSATRLRTGSPWFQATNYYLNTTLSQAVTPVEFEDTQFFLLPYFEPFAARQYFDDPHLTTALAGMKRLVAAMVARFDPAKKHVLVAHFFAAGSEHVDSETKITVGGLNAIPVDLLAPFDYVALGHLHGKDALHAERVRYSGSPVKFSVSEAQQQKGVWIVDTAPFKVTFKPLTPIHDVRVLTGAFATLTDPTFYQQQAQADYLAIQLTDQAVIPNVMTALREVYPNIIELERADGPVNMDSQIAELDPNLDPMALLAQFFEQTTTSSLSTQQKKWAAQALTAANQEE; encoded by the coding sequence ATGCGCTTTTTACATACTGCTGATTGGCATATTGGCAAGAAACTACATGGGTTTGATCTAGCGGCAGAACAGCAGGCGGCTTATCAGCAGATTAAACAAATTGCGATTGATGAACAGGTGGACGCCGTTGTTATTGCTGGCGACTTATATGACCAGTCAATTCCTAGCGAGCGGGCGGTGACCCAACTAGACGATATGTTGATTGATTTAAATTTAAAAGCCAAGTTACCAGTGTTAGCAATTAGTGGCAATCACGACAGTGCGACCCGGTTGCGAACTGGGAGTCCCTGGTTTCAGGCGACTAATTATTATCTCAATACGACGTTAAGTCAGGCCGTCACACCGGTGGAATTCGAGGATACGCAATTTTTCTTATTGCCATATTTTGAACCATTCGCAGCGCGACAGTATTTTGATGATCCGCATTTAACAACGGCTTTAGCCGGGATGAAACGATTAGTGGCTGCCATGGTGGCACGCTTTGATCCAGCTAAAAAACATGTTTTAGTGGCGCATTTTTTTGCGGCTGGTAGTGAACATGTGGATTCGGAAACTAAGATTACGGTTGGTGGGTTGAATGCAATTCCAGTAGATTTGCTGGCACCATTCGATTACGTGGCGTTAGGGCATTTACATGGTAAAGATGCCCTCCATGCTGAGCGCGTGCGCTATAGCGGTTCGCCGGTGAAGTTTTCCGTCTCAGAAGCGCAACAGCAAAAGGGGGTCTGGATTGTCGATACGGCGCCTTTTAAAGTGACGTTCAAGCCGTTAACACCAATTCACGATGTCCGGGTGCTAACAGGTGCCTTTGCAACCTTAACCGATCCTACATTTTATCAACAACAAGCACAAGCTGATTATTTAGCTATTCAGTTAACTGACCAAGCCGTAATCCCTAACGTCATGACGGCATTACGGGAAGTCTATCCTAATATTATTGAGTTAGAACGTGCTGACGGTCCAGTTAATATGGATAGTCAGATAGCTGAACTAGACCCAAACTTGGATCCGATGGCCTTGTTAGCGCAATTCTTTGAACAAACGACGACTAGTTCCCTTAGTACGCAACAAAAAAAGTGGGCGGCCCAAGCTTTAACGGCAGCCAATCAGGAGGAATAA
- a CDS encoding MIP/aquaporin family protein, whose amino-acid sequence MNFMRKYLAEFLGTFMLVFLGTGAVVVGKGGVLTIGLAFGLAITVSAYAFGGISGGHFNPAVTTAMLINRRIAARDALGYIVSQILGAIVASAAIRSFVSALGLATNSLGQTDFSKINSGMAFFVEALVTFLFLMVILNVTSASHGNSNFAGLTIGVTLGFLIIVALNLTGGSLNPARSIGPALFAGGTAISHLWVYILAPEVGAILAAYCSRVLGSED is encoded by the coding sequence GTGAATTTCATGCGCAAATATCTAGCCGAGTTTCTCGGTACATTTATGCTGGTCTTTCTTGGGACTGGCGCCGTTGTTGTTGGTAAGGGTGGCGTCTTAACCATTGGCTTGGCCTTTGGATTAGCAATTACGGTTTCAGCTTATGCTTTCGGTGGTATTTCCGGTGGGCACTTTAACCCAGCCGTCACCACTGCGATGCTAATCAATCGTCGAATAGCAGCGCGCGATGCCCTTGGATACATCGTCAGTCAAATCTTAGGGGCCATTGTTGCTTCAGCAGCAATCCGTAGTTTTGTTAGCGCCTTGGGTCTCGCGACCAACTCACTTGGTCAAACGGACTTTTCAAAAATCAACAGTGGTATGGCCTTCTTCGTTGAAGCCTTAGTGACCTTCTTATTCTTAATGGTCATCTTAAATGTCACTAGTGCCAGCCATGGCAACAGCAATTTTGCTGGCTTAACAATTGGGGTTACGTTAGGTTTCTTAATTATCGTTGCCTTGAACTTAACCGGTGGCTCATTAAATCCTGCCCGTTCAATTGGCCCAGCGCTCTTTGCTGGCGGCACTGCAATCTCACACCTATGGGTCTACATCTTAGCTCCCGAAGTTGGTGCAATTCTAGCCGCTTACTGCTCACGTGTTTTGGGTAGTGAAGACTAA
- a CDS encoding AarF/ABC1/UbiB kinase family protein: protein MAKTTTEEPQWRVNQNRHTRFRTIVSVLRKYNVLSNLARQKHPSQVRAAFEELGPTFIKIGQILSSRTDIVKPEFANEFKKLQDNVRADDYQVVKQTIETQTNQPMTAMFAAFDEQPFASASMGQTHHATLLNGQKVVVKVQHPGIDAEVTLDISLFERALPLLRYIPDSSVIDLREMVAEIKRSLFNELDTSIEVKNGTRFYRLNNQDDIIRVPRVYAKYSTQKVLVNQYMAGTSIQHFMAQVSAADAADDHQYDDERQYLAQVLVTNFLKQVFEDGFFHADPHPGNILLRELAPTDIGYHETVLRKKGRLGQRPVPPYRLVYLDFGMMGAISPALMAGIANVVVAVTTENTQQVGKAILAISNRTGEVDEEAFFSELAPFLGQYYNSGLGDIDFQGLIFEMVKVCRSNNIQVNSEVTLLGKAFGTIEGIVETLDPKLSMMDVARPFARQYIRENFNLQHELEDGLLATAQGLRDTPKLPSRLLAALDTFENGQTRVNIVFSHRKMFIDRIDSMVNKVVLAVILAALIVGSSLLVQSHSDNSWITNIGIFGYVTAVIVIVGLVIGTLHEWYRHWRRK, encoded by the coding sequence ATGGCTAAAACCACGACTGAAGAACCACAATGGCGGGTTAACCAAAATCGACATACGCGGTTTCGCACGATTGTGAGCGTGTTACGAAAATATAATGTCCTCAGTAATTTAGCTCGGCAGAAGCATCCAAGCCAAGTGCGGGCGGCCTTTGAAGAGCTGGGGCCAACTTTTATTAAAATCGGTCAGATTCTGTCATCACGAACTGATATTGTTAAGCCGGAATTCGCTAATGAATTCAAAAAGCTGCAAGATAATGTCCGGGCGGATGATTACCAAGTGGTCAAACAAACTATTGAAACCCAGACCAACCAACCGATGACGGCGATGTTTGCCGCGTTTGATGAGCAGCCGTTTGCCTCGGCGTCAATGGGGCAAACACATCATGCAACCTTACTTAATGGTCAAAAAGTGGTTGTAAAGGTGCAACATCCGGGGATTGATGCCGAAGTGACGTTGGATATTTCGTTATTTGAACGGGCCCTGCCGCTCTTACGCTATATTCCAGATTCCTCGGTGATTGATTTACGAGAAATGGTGGCTGAAATTAAGCGTTCCTTATTTAACGAATTAGATACTAGCATTGAGGTTAAGAATGGGACACGTTTTTACCGATTGAATAATCAAGATGATATTATTCGTGTGCCCCGGGTTTATGCGAAATATAGCACCCAAAAAGTTTTGGTCAATCAATATATGGCGGGCACGAGCATTCAGCACTTTATGGCGCAAGTCAGCGCGGCCGATGCCGCCGACGATCATCAATATGATGACGAACGTCAATATCTGGCACAAGTATTAGTGACTAATTTTTTAAAACAAGTTTTTGAGGATGGCTTTTTCCATGCTGATCCGCATCCCGGCAATATTTTATTACGTGAATTAGCGCCAACTGATATTGGCTATCATGAAACGGTTCTCCGGAAAAAGGGCCGCTTAGGGCAACGACCAGTACCACCATACCGGTTAGTCTACTTGGATTTTGGAATGATGGGGGCCATTAGCCCAGCGCTGATGGCAGGGATTGCAAATGTCGTAGTTGCGGTCACGACTGAAAATACGCAGCAAGTCGGCAAAGCCATTCTAGCCATTTCTAATCGTACTGGCGAAGTGGATGAAGAGGCGTTCTTTAGTGAATTAGCCCCATTTTTAGGGCAGTATTATAATTCTGGTTTAGGCGATATTGATTTTCAAGGACTAATTTTTGAAATGGTCAAAGTTTGTCGTAGTAATAATATTCAGGTTAACTCTGAAGTGACGCTACTTGGCAAGGCATTTGGTACGATTGAAGGCATTGTCGAAACATTGGATCCCAAATTGTCGATGATGGATGTGGCTCGGCCCTTTGCACGTCAATATATTCGCGAGAATTTTAACTTACAACATGAGTTAGAAGATGGCCTGTTAGCGACGGCGCAGGGCTTACGGGATACGCCTAAGTTACCATCACGGTTGTTAGCAGCCTTAGATACATTTGAAAACGGACAGACACGGGTGAATATTGTTTTTTCACATCGTAAAATGTTTATTGATCGGATTGATTCAATGGTCAATAAGGTTGTTTTAGCCGTGATTTTAGCAGCTTTGATTGTGGGCTCTTCGTTACTAGTCCAAAGTCACTCAGATAATAGCTGGATTACTAATATTGGGATTTTTGGCTACGTCACGGCCGTCATTGTCATTGTCGGTCTGGTGATTGGGACGCTACATGAATGGTACCGACACTGGCGTCGAAAATAA